A genomic window from Pseudomonas alcaligenes includes:
- a CDS encoding M48 family metalloprotease, with protein MKLRLLLLLPLLLQLLGCAVNPATGKTDFVMMSEQQEIDLGRSYAQEIAKQYPRYADEKLQAYVQRVGERVARHGHRSNLDYRFTVIDSPDINAFAIPGGHIYIHRGLMAYLGSEAELAAVLGHEVGHVTARHSVRQQSQSTAWNILGQAVAIGTGVGAAGDLASTLGNAFVRGYGRDMELEADGFGAQYLARSGYDPQAMIEVVKVLKNQEDFARDEALAKGQEVAPAGYHGLFDTHPDNDTRLRQVVAAATPLATGQGEVGRETYLRMIAGMPFGDSAEAGVRRGQRFYHVGLDFTLGLPQDWELINRPDALILHSPDQQAFMVMSMQGLKDATSAQEFIRQRTGGRGLSGEQSFRQHGLEVTTGVLPGNGAKRVAVVMRGRDAFQFVGAVKGRASLESADDRFMDIVRSFRPLQADERRLGEPRRLALVQFQRGQSLEELSRQMEGEGDRLKRLRLLNGLYPTGQPLPGDWLKVVR; from the coding sequence ATGAAACTGCGTCTGTTGCTGCTGTTGCCCCTGCTCCTGCAATTGCTCGGCTGTGCCGTCAACCCGGCCACCGGCAAGACCGACTTCGTGATGATGAGCGAGCAGCAGGAGATCGACCTGGGTCGCAGCTATGCCCAGGAGATCGCCAAGCAGTACCCGCGCTACGCCGACGAGAAGCTGCAGGCCTATGTGCAGCGGGTCGGCGAGCGGGTCGCCCGGCACGGCCACCGCAGCAACCTGGACTACCGCTTCACGGTGATCGACAGCCCGGACATCAATGCCTTCGCCATTCCCGGCGGGCACATCTATATCCACCGCGGGCTGATGGCCTACCTCGGCTCCGAGGCGGAGCTGGCCGCCGTGCTCGGTCACGAGGTCGGCCACGTCACCGCACGCCACAGCGTGCGCCAGCAGAGCCAGTCCACCGCCTGGAACATCCTCGGCCAGGCCGTGGCCATCGGCACCGGGGTGGGCGCCGCCGGCGACCTCGCCAGCACCCTGGGCAACGCCTTCGTGCGCGGCTACGGCCGCGACATGGAACTGGAGGCCGACGGCTTCGGCGCCCAGTACCTGGCGCGCAGCGGCTACGACCCGCAGGCGATGATCGAGGTGGTCAAGGTGCTGAAGAACCAGGAGGACTTCGCCCGTGACGAGGCCCTGGCCAAGGGCCAGGAAGTGGCGCCGGCCGGCTACCACGGCCTGTTCGACACCCACCCGGACAACGACACCCGCCTGCGCCAGGTGGTGGCCGCCGCCACCCCGCTGGCCACCGGCCAGGGCGAGGTGGGGCGCGAAACCTATCTGCGGATGATCGCGGGCATGCCCTTCGGCGACTCGGCCGAGGCCGGCGTGCGCCGTGGCCAGCGCTTCTACCATGTCGGCCTGGATTTCACCCTGGGCCTGCCGCAGGACTGGGAGCTGATCAACCGGCCCGACGCGCTGATCCTGCACAGCCCGGACCAGCAGGCCTTCATGGTCATGAGCATGCAGGGGCTCAAGGACGCGACCAGTGCCCAGGAGTTCATCCGCCAGCGCACCGGCGGCCGCGGCCTGAGCGGCGAGCAGAGCTTCCGCCAGCACGGCCTGGAGGTGACCACCGGCGTGCTGCCCGGCAATGGCGCCAAGCGCGTGGCGGTGGTGATGCGCGGGCGCGACGCCTTCCAGTTCGTCGGTGCGGTCAAGGGCCGCGCTTCGCTGGAAAGCGCCGACGATCGCTTCATGGACATCGTGCGCAGCTTCCGCCCGCTGCAGGCGGACGAGCGCCGCCTGGGCGAGCCGCGGCGCCTGGCTCTGGTGCAGTTCCAGCGCGGGCAGAGCCTGGAGGAGCTGAGCCGGCAGATGGAGGGCGAGGGTGACCGGCTCAAGCGCTTGCGTCTGCTAAATGGTCTGTATCCGACCGGTCAGCCACTTCCTGGCGATTGGCTCAAAGTGGTTCGCTGA
- a CDS encoding SPOR domain-containing protein — protein sequence MAAAKKKPAPKRGASRYQAPAKKPVPGWVWLACGAAVGAFFMFLFSLEPGRDEVKRSKPEEQKRAAAQQQKPPVATEPAKPKYDFYTLLPESEVIVPPDALPPADAPKPPEQKPVTPEEAAKIDAARAEAALNGQTPPPPPVVVAKAPVTTQFFLQAGSFRKREDADKVRAQILLLGQNVQVESGKVREENWFRVLVGPYASREQLATAQKQLAASGFSNLLLQQRQSR from the coding sequence GTGGCGGCAGCGAAGAAGAAGCCCGCGCCCAAGCGCGGCGCCAGCCGCTACCAGGCGCCGGCGAAGAAGCCGGTGCCGGGCTGGGTATGGCTGGCCTGCGGCGCCGCCGTCGGCGCCTTCTTCATGTTCCTGTTCAGCCTGGAGCCGGGCCGCGACGAGGTGAAGCGCAGCAAGCCCGAGGAGCAGAAGCGAGCAGCCGCGCAGCAGCAGAAGCCGCCGGTGGCAACGGAGCCGGCCAAGCCCAAGTACGACTTCTATACCCTGCTGCCGGAGTCCGAGGTCATAGTGCCGCCGGATGCCCTGCCGCCGGCCGACGCACCCAAGCCGCCGGAGCAGAAGCCGGTGACGCCCGAGGAGGCCGCCAAGATCGACGCCGCCCGCGCCGAGGCCGCGCTCAACGGCCAGACCCCGCCACCGCCGCCGGTGGTGGTGGCCAAGGCGCCGGTCACCACCCAGTTCTTCCTCCAGGCCGGCTCGTTCCGCAAGCGCGAGGATGCCGACAAGGTGCGCGCGCAGATCCTCCTGCTCGGCCAGAACGTGCAGGTGGAGTCGGGCAAGGTGCGCGAGGAGAACTGGTTCCGCGTGCTGGTCGGCCCCTACGCCAGCCGCGAGCAGCTGGCCACCGCGCAGAAGCAGCTGGCCGCCAGCGGCTTCAGCAACTTGCTGTTACAGCAGCGCCAGTCCCGCTGA
- the rpmE gene encoding 50S ribosomal protein L31 produces the protein MKADIHPQYEEVTATCSCGNVIKTRSTLCKPLSLDVCSECHPFYTGKQKVLDTGGRIDRFKQRFGVFGSK, from the coding sequence ATGAAAGCCGATATCCATCCGCAGTACGAAGAAGTCACCGCTACCTGCAGCTGTGGCAACGTCATCAAGACCCGTTCCACCCTGTGCAAGCCGCTGAGCCTGGACGTGTGCTCCGAGTGCCACCCGTTCTACACCGGCAAGCAGAAGGTCCTGGACACCGGCGGCCGTATCGATCGCTTCAAGCAGCGTTTCGGCGTGTTCGGCAGCAAGTAA
- a CDS encoding thermonuclease family protein, whose protein sequence is MVVQTTLLKKASLVGAFFVSACLALPAQAFCPLRADLPQQRVAKVVDGDTLRLADGRSVRLIGVNAPERARDGRPAEPFAEAAQRRLQALVAANDGRVGLRLGAKPRDHYGRTLAHAYDRAGHNLEAQLLAEGLGYRVAFEPANGLEDCQRSAEQAARQQRLGLWQGRQVLSAFDLRGGGFALVRGRVDQVQRNRGGLWIELDGPLVLRVEPKLLRHFDVEALQTLVGRQVEARGWVIDRSRRGGVQPGQARWMLPLSHAAMLEVLP, encoded by the coding sequence ATGGTGGTGCAGACCACGTTGCTGAAAAAGGCGTCCCTGGTGGGCGCCTTTTTCGTTTCTGCCTGCCTGGCCCTGCCGGCCCAGGCCTTCTGCCCGCTGCGCGCGGACCTGCCGCAACAGCGCGTGGCCAAGGTGGTGGATGGCGACACCCTGCGCCTGGCCGATGGCCGCAGCGTGCGCCTGATCGGCGTCAACGCGCCGGAGCGGGCGCGCGACGGACGTCCGGCCGAGCCTTTCGCCGAGGCGGCGCAGCGGCGCCTGCAGGCGCTGGTGGCGGCCAACGACGGCCGCGTCGGCCTGCGCCTGGGCGCCAAGCCGCGCGATCACTACGGGCGCACCCTGGCGCATGCCTACGACCGCGCCGGCCACAATCTGGAAGCGCAGCTGCTGGCCGAGGGCCTCGGCTACCGGGTGGCCTTCGAGCCGGCGAATGGGCTGGAGGACTGCCAGCGCAGCGCCGAGCAGGCCGCGCGCCAGCAGCGCCTCGGCCTCTGGCAGGGGCGGCAGGTGCTCAGCGCCTTCGATCTGCGTGGCGGCGGTTTCGCCCTGGTGCGCGGGCGCGTGGACCAGGTGCAGCGCAATCGCGGCGGCCTGTGGATCGAGCTGGACGGACCGCTGGTACTGCGCGTCGAGCCGAAGCTGCTGCGCCACTTCGATGTCGAGGCCCTGCAGACCCTGGTCGGACGCCAGGTGGAGGCGCGCGGCTGGGTGATTGACCGCTCCCGGCGCGGCGGCGTACAACCGGGGCAGGCCCGCTGGATGCTGCCGCTGAGCCATGCGGCGATGCTCGAGGTGCTGCCATGA
- a CDS encoding malic enzyme-like NAD(P)-binding protein, with protein sequence MSDLKTAALEYHAQPRPGKLSVELTKPTATARDLSLAYSPGVAEPVREIARDAELAYRYTGKGNLVAVISDGTAILGLGNLGPLASKPVMEGKGVLFKRFAGIDVFDIEVDSESPQAFIDTVKRISITFGGINLEDIKAPECFEIERALIEQCDIPVFHDDQHGTAIVTAAGMLNALEIAGKTLAEAKIVCLGAGAAAISCMKLLVSMGAQVENIFMLDRKGVIHAGRDDLNQYKAVFAHATDKRSLSDALDGADVFVGLSGANLLSQEDLKRMAPNPIVFACSNPDPEIKPELAREARPDVIMATGRSDYPNQVNNVLGFPFIFRGALDVRATRINEEMKIAAANALRELAKLPVPKEVCEAYGGIELSFGREYIIPKPMDARLITVVADAVAKAAIESGVATLPYPKHYPLKSVDDVFNG encoded by the coding sequence ATGTCCGATCTGAAAACTGCCGCTCTCGAGTATCACGCTCAGCCCCGTCCGGGAAAGCTCAGCGTCGAACTGACCAAGCCCACCGCCACCGCCCGTGACCTGTCCCTGGCCTACAGCCCGGGCGTGGCCGAGCCGGTACGCGAGATTGCCCGTGACGCCGAGCTGGCGTACCGCTACACCGGCAAGGGCAACCTGGTGGCAGTGATTTCCGACGGCACCGCGATCCTCGGCCTGGGCAACCTCGGCCCGCTGGCCTCCAAACCGGTGATGGAAGGCAAGGGCGTGCTGTTCAAGCGCTTCGCCGGCATCGACGTGTTCGACATCGAGGTCGACTCCGAGAGCCCGCAGGCCTTCATCGACACCGTCAAGCGCATCTCCATCACCTTCGGCGGCATCAACCTGGAAGACATCAAGGCGCCCGAGTGCTTCGAGATCGAGCGCGCGCTGATCGAGCAGTGCGATATCCCGGTGTTCCACGATGACCAGCACGGCACTGCCATCGTCACCGCCGCCGGCATGCTCAACGCCCTGGAAATCGCCGGCAAGACCCTGGCCGAAGCCAAGATCGTCTGCCTCGGCGCCGGCGCCGCTGCCATCTCCTGCATGAAGCTGCTGGTGAGCATGGGGGCCCAGGTCGAGAACATCTTCATGCTCGATCGCAAGGGCGTGATCCACGCCGGCCGCGACGACCTCAACCAGTACAAGGCGGTGTTCGCCCACGCCACCGACAAGCGCAGCCTGTCCGACGCCCTCGACGGCGCCGACGTGTTCGTCGGCCTGTCCGGTGCCAACCTGCTGAGCCAGGAAGACCTCAAGCGCATGGCGCCGAACCCGATCGTCTTCGCCTGCTCCAACCCGGACCCGGAGATCAAGCCGGAGCTGGCCCGTGAGGCGCGCCCGGACGTGATCATGGCCACCGGCCGCTCGGACTACCCGAACCAGGTCAACAACGTGCTCGGCTTCCCCTTCATCTTCCGCGGTGCCCTGGACGTGCGCGCCACCCGCATCAACGAGGAAATGAAGATCGCCGCCGCCAACGCCCTGCGCGAGCTGGCCAAGCTGCCGGTGCCCAAGGAAGTCTGCGAGGCCTATGGCGGTATCGAGCTGAGCTTCGGCCGCGAGTACATCATTCCCAAGCCGATGGACGCGCGCCTGATCACCGTGGTCGCCGATGCCGTGGCCAAGGCCGCGATCGAGAGCGGCGTGGCGACCCTGCCCTATCCCAAGCACTACCCGCTGAAGTCGGTGGATGACGTGTTCAACGGCTGA
- the argS gene encoding arginine--tRNA ligase, with product MKDSIRHLIQQALTRLTAEGVLPADLSPAIQVENTKDRSNGDFASNIAMMLAKPAGMKPRDLAEKLVAALPADAGIAKVEIAGPGFLNFFQNSDALAQRLEAALADASLGVRKNGPAQRVVVDLSAPNLAKEMHVGHLRSTIIGDGVARVLEFLGDTVIRQNHVGDWGTQFGMLLAYMQEQPVGSDAELADLESFYRAAKKRFDESAEFADRARELVVQLQAGDAECLRLWNRFNDISLSHCQAIYDRLGVKLSMADVKGESAYNDDLPQVIADLAAKGLLTEDNGAQCVFMDEFRNAEGNPLPLIVQKAGGGYLYATTDLAATRYRANVLKAERALYFVDQRQALHFQMVFACARLAGFVPADMALEHMGFGTMNGPDGKPFKTRDGGTVKLVELLDEAEQRAYALVKEKNPELSEDELRHIARVVGIASVKYADLSKHRTSDYRFNFELMLSFEGNTAPYLLYAYTRVASVLRKLGKEVAEIGGRIRIEAPQEQALAGKLAQFADTLGNVAGKGEPHLLCAYLYDLAGLFSSFYENCPILAAEDQATQQSRLRLAALTGRTLKQGLELLGLQTLERM from the coding sequence ATGAAAGACAGCATTCGCCACCTGATCCAGCAAGCCCTGACCCGCCTCACCGCCGAGGGCGTGCTGCCCGCGGACCTGAGCCCGGCCATCCAGGTGGAGAACACCAAGGACCGGAGCAACGGCGACTTCGCCAGCAACATCGCCATGATGCTGGCCAAGCCGGCCGGCATGAAGCCGCGCGACCTGGCCGAGAAGCTGGTTGCCGCCCTGCCGGCCGACGCCGGCATCGCCAAGGTGGAAATCGCCGGCCCCGGCTTCCTCAACTTCTTCCAGAACAGCGACGCCCTGGCCCAGCGCCTGGAAGCGGCGCTGGCCGACGCCAGCCTCGGCGTGCGCAAGAACGGTCCGGCGCAGCGCGTGGTGGTCGACCTGTCGGCGCCCAACCTGGCCAAGGAGATGCACGTCGGCCACCTGCGCTCGACCATCATCGGCGACGGCGTGGCGCGGGTGCTGGAGTTCCTCGGCGATACCGTGATCCGCCAGAACCACGTCGGCGACTGGGGCACCCAGTTCGGCATGCTGCTGGCCTACATGCAGGAGCAGCCGGTCGGCAGCGACGCCGAGCTGGCCGACCTGGAGTCCTTCTACCGCGCGGCGAAGAAGCGCTTCGACGAGTCCGCCGAGTTCGCCGACCGCGCCCGCGAGCTGGTGGTCCAGCTGCAGGCCGGCGACGCCGAGTGCCTGCGCCTGTGGAACCGCTTCAACGACATTTCCCTGAGCCACTGCCAGGCCATCTACGACCGCCTCGGCGTCAAGCTGTCGATGGCCGACGTCAAGGGCGAGAGCGCCTACAACGACGACCTGCCCCAGGTCATCGCCGACCTCGCCGCCAAGGGCCTGCTCACCGAGGACAACGGCGCCCAGTGCGTGTTCATGGACGAGTTCAGGAACGCCGAGGGCAACCCGCTGCCACTGATCGTGCAGAAGGCCGGCGGCGGCTACCTGTACGCCACCACCGACCTGGCCGCTACCCGCTACCGCGCCAATGTGCTCAAGGCCGAGCGTGCCCTGTACTTCGTCGACCAGCGCCAGGCCCTGCACTTCCAGATGGTCTTCGCCTGCGCGCGCCTGGCCGGTTTCGTGCCGGCCGACATGGCGCTGGAGCACATGGGCTTCGGCACCATGAACGGCCCGGACGGCAAGCCGTTCAAGACCCGCGACGGCGGCACGGTGAAGCTGGTCGAGCTGCTCGACGAGGCCGAGCAGCGCGCCTACGCCCTGGTCAAGGAGAAGAACCCGGAGCTCTCCGAAGACGAGCTGCGCCACATCGCCCGCGTGGTCGGCATCGCCTCGGTGAAGTACGCCGACCTGTCCAAGCACCGCACCAGCGACTACCGCTTCAACTTCGAGCTGATGCTCAGCTTCGAGGGCAACACCGCGCCCTACCTGCTGTACGCCTACACCCGCGTGGCCAGCGTGCTGCGCAAGCTGGGCAAGGAAGTGGCCGAGATCGGCGGGCGCATTCGCATCGAGGCGCCGCAGGAGCAGGCCCTGGCCGGCAAGCTGGCGCAGTTCGCCGACACCCTGGGCAACGTCGCCGGCAAGGGCGAGCCGCACCTGCTTTGCGCCTACCTGTACGACCTGGCCGGCCTGTTCTCCAGCTTCTACGAGAACTGCCCGATCCTCGCCGCCGAGGACCAAGCCACCCAGCAGAGCCGCCTGCGCCTGGCCGCGCTGACCGGCCGCACCCTCAAGCAGGGCCTGGAGCTGCTCGGCCTGCAGACCCTGGAGCGCATGTAA
- a CDS encoding primosomal protein N' translates to MPDTILRLALPSPLRRLFDYLAPHGVPRTALQPGVRLRVPFGRREVVGVLVEVAQHSEVPADKLKPALQLLDRTPPLPAPLFKLCLWTAQYYQHSLGDTLSWALPVLLRQGEPAEARQERYWHAVEGASADDPRLARAPRQREALRALAQHQHGVPHALLSKLQLNKDSLDLLLDKGLVRVEVRRSAPLTRHGGWLAQPELPLNPEQRAAFHAVQAGMGGFGAYLLYGVTGSGKTEVYLQLIRHCLEAGKQALVLIPEINLGPQTVERFARRFNARIALLHSGVGDRERLDAWLAARDGEADIVIGTRSALFTPLKNPGLIVVDEEHDASYKQQEGLRYHARDLALVRARQENLPIVLGSATPSLESLHNAHAGRYALLKLGQRAGNAKPPRFLRLDVKSLPLDAGISRPLQQAIGQTLEAGQQVLVFLNRRGFAPTLLCHDCGWISQCPRCDARMTLHQRHHELRCHHCGHVERTPHNCPDCQKVDLRPVGAGTERAEERLGILFPQFPVLRIDRDSTARKGAMDKLFATINQGEPCILVGTQMLAKGHHFPRVTLVAILDADGGLFSADFRASERMAQLIVQVAGRAGRAEEPGKVIIQSHLADHPLLVQLTEQGFPAFAEQALSERRGAGLPPFAHLALLRGEAHKPGQAEAFLDDACTYAEQLCAELKLSGIELLGPVPAPMERRAGRFRAQLLLQCASRAPLHRLLAHWLPILEAMPAGRAVRWSLDVDPIDLF, encoded by the coding sequence GTGCCCGACACCATCCTGCGCCTCGCCCTGCCCTCGCCGCTGCGCCGCCTGTTCGACTACCTGGCGCCGCATGGGGTGCCGCGCACCGCGCTGCAGCCGGGGGTACGGCTGCGCGTGCCGTTCGGCCGCCGCGAGGTGGTAGGCGTGCTGGTGGAGGTGGCGCAGCACAGCGAGGTGCCGGCGGACAAGCTCAAGCCGGCCCTGCAGCTGCTCGACCGCACGCCGCCACTGCCGGCGCCGCTGTTCAAGCTGTGCCTGTGGACGGCGCAGTACTACCAGCACAGCCTCGGCGACACCCTCAGCTGGGCCCTGCCGGTGCTGCTGCGCCAGGGCGAGCCGGCCGAGGCGCGCCAGGAGCGCTACTGGCATGCCGTGGAAGGCGCCAGCGCCGACGATCCGCGCCTGGCCCGCGCGCCGCGCCAGCGCGAGGCCCTGCGCGCCCTGGCGCAGCACCAGCACGGCGTGCCGCACGCCTTGCTGAGCAAGCTGCAGCTGAACAAGGACAGCCTCGACCTGCTGCTGGACAAGGGCCTGGTGCGCGTCGAGGTACGCCGCAGCGCGCCGCTCACCCGCCATGGCGGCTGGCTGGCGCAGCCGGAGCTGCCGCTCAACCCCGAGCAGCGCGCCGCCTTCCACGCCGTGCAGGCCGGCATGGGCGGTTTCGGCGCCTACCTGCTGTACGGCGTCACCGGCAGCGGCAAGACCGAGGTCTACCTGCAGCTGATCCGCCACTGCCTGGAAGCCGGCAAGCAGGCCCTGGTGCTGATCCCCGAGATCAACCTGGGGCCGCAGACGGTGGAACGCTTCGCCCGCCGCTTCAATGCGCGCATCGCCCTGCTGCACTCCGGCGTGGGCGACCGCGAGCGCCTGGATGCCTGGCTGGCAGCGCGCGACGGCGAGGCCGACATCGTCATCGGCACCCGTTCCGCACTGTTCACCCCGCTGAAGAACCCCGGGCTGATCGTGGTCGACGAGGAACACGACGCCTCCTATAAACAGCAGGAAGGCCTGCGCTACCACGCCCGCGACCTGGCCCTGGTGCGCGCGCGCCAGGAGAACCTGCCGATCGTGCTGGGCTCGGCCACCCCCTCGCTGGAGAGCCTGCACAACGCCCACGCCGGCCGCTACGCCCTGCTCAAGCTCGGCCAGCGCGCCGGCAACGCCAAGCCACCGCGCTTCCTGCGCCTGGACGTGAAGAGCCTGCCGCTCGACGCCGGCATCTCGCGCCCGCTGCAGCAGGCCATCGGCCAGACCCTGGAGGCCGGCCAGCAGGTGCTGGTGTTCCTCAACCGCCGCGGCTTCGCCCCCACCCTGCTGTGCCACGACTGCGGCTGGATCAGCCAGTGCCCGCGCTGCGACGCGCGCATGACCCTGCACCAGCGCCACCACGAGCTGCGCTGCCACCACTGCGGCCATGTCGAGCGCACGCCACACAACTGCCCGGACTGCCAGAAGGTCGACCTGCGCCCGGTCGGCGCCGGCACCGAGCGCGCCGAGGAGCGCCTGGGCATCCTCTTCCCGCAGTTCCCGGTGCTGCGCATCGACCGCGACAGCACGGCGCGCAAGGGCGCCATGGACAAGCTGTTCGCCACCATCAACCAGGGCGAGCCGTGCATCCTGGTCGGCACCCAGATGCTCGCCAAGGGCCACCACTTCCCGCGCGTGACCCTGGTCGCCATCCTCGACGCCGACGGCGGCCTGTTCTCCGCCGACTTCCGCGCCAGCGAGCGCATGGCCCAGCTGATCGTCCAGGTCGCCGGGCGCGCCGGGCGTGCCGAGGAGCCGGGCAAGGTGATCATCCAGAGCCACCTGGCCGACCATCCGCTGCTGGTCCAGCTCACCGAGCAAGGCTTCCCGGCCTTCGCCGAGCAGGCCCTGAGCGAGCGCCGCGGTGCCGGCCTGCCGCCTTTCGCCCACCTCGCCCTGCTGCGCGGCGAGGCGCACAAGCCGGGCCAGGCCGAGGCCTTCCTCGACGACGCCTGCACCTATGCCGAGCAGCTGTGTGCGGAGCTCAAGCTGAGCGGCATCGAGCTGCTCGGCCCGGTGCCGGCGCCGATGGAGCGCCGCGCCGGGCGTTTCCGCGCCCAGCTGCTGCTGCAGTGCGCCAGCCGCGCGCCGCTGCACAGGCTGCTGGCGCACTGGCTGCCGATTCTCGAAGCCATGCCGGCCGGCCGCGCGGTGCGCTGGTCGCTGGATGTCGACCCCATCGACCTGTTCTGA
- a CDS encoding OmpW family protein — MKKTLLATSLIALALATPLAQAHKAGDIIVRAGAATVDPHEDSSDIWVGALGTDVAGTKATLDSDTQLGLNFAYMVTDHVGIELLAATPFSHNVGVKGMPGPFAGLNGKLGELKHLPPTLSVVYYPLDAGSAFQPYVGAGINYTWFFDTELTGEAEEKGFSGLDLDDSWGLAAQVGMDYMLTDNVMLNAQVRYIDIDTQGSTSFGGREVEVDVDVDPFVYMVGLGYKF; from the coding sequence ATGAAGAAGACCCTGCTCGCCACATCCCTGATCGCCCTCGCCCTGGCCACCCCGCTGGCCCAGGCCCACAAGGCCGGTGACATCATCGTCCGTGCCGGCGCCGCCACCGTCGACCCGCACGAAGACAGCAGCGACATCTGGGTCGGCGCCCTCGGCACCGATGTGGCCGGCACCAAGGCCACCCTGGACAGCGACACCCAGCTGGGCCTGAACTTCGCCTACATGGTCACCGACCACGTCGGCATCGAACTGCTGGCCGCTACCCCGTTCAGCCACAACGTCGGCGTCAAGGGCATGCCCGGTCCGTTCGCCGGCCTCAACGGCAAGCTCGGCGAGCTCAAGCACCTGCCGCCGACCCTGAGCGTGGTGTACTACCCGCTGGACGCCGGCTCGGCCTTCCAGCCCTATGTCGGCGCCGGCATCAACTACACCTGGTTCTTCGACACCGAGCTGACCGGCGAGGCCGAGGAAAAGGGCTTCAGCGGCCTGGATCTGGACGACTCCTGGGGCCTGGCCGCCCAGGTGGGCATGGACTACATGCTGACCGACAACGTCATGCTCAACGCCCAGGTGCGCTACATCGACATCGACACCCAGGGCAGCACCAGCTTCGGCGGCCGCGAAGTCGAGGTGGACGTGGACGTCGATCCCTTCGTCTACATGGTCGGCCTGGGCTACAAGTTCTAA
- the hslV gene encoding ATP-dependent protease subunit HslV → MTTIVSVRRNGKVVMGGDGQVSLGNTVMKGNAKKVRRLYHGQVLAGFAGATADAFTLFERFEGQLEKHQGHLVRAAVELAKDWRTDRSLSRLEAMLAVANKDASLIITGNGDVVEPEHGLIAMGSGGGFAQAAAMALLQKTELSAREITETALNIAGSICVFTNQNLTIEEEDCAE, encoded by the coding sequence TTGACCACCATCGTTTCAGTCCGCCGCAACGGCAAAGTCGTCATGGGCGGCGACGGCCAGGTTTCCCTCGGCAACACCGTGATGAAAGGCAACGCCAAGAAGGTCCGCCGCCTCTATCACGGCCAGGTGCTGGCCGGCTTCGCCGGTGCCACCGCCGACGCCTTCACCCTGTTCGAGCGCTTCGAGGGCCAGCTGGAAAAACACCAGGGCCACCTGGTGCGCGCCGCCGTCGAGCTGGCCAAGGACTGGCGCACCGACCGTTCGCTGAGCCGCCTGGAAGCCATGCTGGCAGTGGCCAATAAGGACGCCTCCTTGATCATCACCGGCAACGGCGACGTGGTCGAACCCGAGCACGGCCTGATCGCCATGGGCTCCGGCGGCGGCTTCGCCCAGGCCGCGGCCATGGCCCTGTTGCAGAAGACCGAGCTGTCCGCCCGCGAAATCACCGAGACCGCGTTGAACATTGCCGGCTCCATCTGTGTCTTCACTAACCAGAATCTGACCATCGAGGAAGAAGACTGCGCCGAATGA